One Leifsonia shinshuensis DNA window includes the following coding sequences:
- the dhaL gene encoding dihydroxyacetone kinase subunit DhaL, which translates to MALDTNWVTSWISAAATAVGEHKGELNTLDREIGDGDHGENMDRGLRASVDALGKLPADATPSAALRSVAMTLISTVGGASGPLYGTAFLKAAEPVGDTDPIDGETLVALLTAARDGIVSRGKAESGDKTMIDAWTPAVEAASAALAAGDAPEAILAAAADAAEQGSDATIPLVARKGRASYLGERSAGHRDPGAQSTALILRAAAEAAG; encoded by the coding sequence ATGGCGCTGGACACGAACTGGGTCACCTCCTGGATCTCGGCCGCGGCGACCGCCGTGGGCGAGCACAAGGGTGAGCTGAACACGCTCGACCGGGAGATCGGCGACGGCGATCACGGCGAGAACATGGATCGCGGCCTCCGCGCGTCCGTGGACGCGCTCGGGAAGCTGCCCGCCGACGCGACGCCGTCCGCGGCGCTGCGCTCCGTCGCGATGACCCTGATCTCCACGGTCGGCGGCGCGTCCGGCCCGCTGTACGGCACGGCCTTCCTCAAGGCGGCCGAGCCGGTCGGCGACACGGACCCGATCGACGGGGAGACCCTGGTCGCGCTGCTCACGGCGGCGCGCGACGGGATCGTGTCCCGCGGCAAGGCGGAGTCCGGCGACAAGACGATGATCGACGCCTGGACCCCCGCGGTGGAGGCGGCCTCGGCCGCGCTCGCCGCGGGGGACGCCCCGGAGGCGATCCTCGCCGCCGCGGCCGACGCCGCCGAGCAGGGCTCCGACGCGACCATCCCTCTCGTCGCACGCAAGGGGCGCGCGAGCTACCTGGGCGAGCGGTCCGCCGGTCACCGCGACCCGGGCGCGCAGTCGACCGCGCTGATCCTGCGAGCCGCAGCAGAGGCGGCCGGATGA
- the qcrB gene encoding cytochrome bc1 complex cytochrome b subunit — protein MSTSTAAAPAAPTTAKSGGFTAAAANYIEDRTSISGAVKEFGRKIFPDHWSFLLGEVALYSFIVILLTGTFLTFFFQASMAEVVYNGSYVPLKGIHMSAAMESTLNISFEVRGGLLVRQIHHWAALLFVAAIGLHMLRIFFTGAFRKPRELNWVIGFTLFILAMAEGFTGYSLPDDLLSGNGLRIIDGLIKGLPVVGTWISFLLFGGEFPGTAIVGRLYTLHILLLPALVVAFIALHLVFVVVHKHTQYAAPGRTQGNVVGYPVLPVYAAKAGGFFFIVFGVIALMASFFTINPIWNYGPYDPSPVSAGTQPDWYIGFADGALRLVPPGWEFVWLNRTWSFNIIVPVAILGLFIVTVMIYPFIEAWVTGDKREHHILDRPRNASTRTAIGAAGVTFYAVFWAAASSDIIATHFKLTMEGVIHTLQALLFVGPVVAYFLTKRICIALQKKDRSIALHGYETGRIVKLPGGEFIEVHEQLSDYERWRLISYEAYEPLMIRPNKRGKITAGTRMRASLSRWFFEDRLVPPTRTELESGHGHH, from the coding sequence TTGAGCACCTCGACCGCCGCAGCCCCTGCGGCACCCACCACGGCCAAGAGCGGCGGCTTCACCGCTGCCGCCGCCAACTACATCGAGGACCGCACCAGCATCTCGGGCGCGGTCAAGGAGTTCGGGCGCAAGATCTTCCCGGACCACTGGTCCTTCCTGCTCGGTGAGGTCGCCCTCTACAGCTTCATCGTCATCCTGCTGACCGGAACGTTCCTGACGTTCTTCTTCCAGGCGTCGATGGCAGAGGTCGTCTACAACGGCTCGTACGTCCCGCTCAAGGGCATCCACATGTCCGCGGCGATGGAGTCCACCCTCAACATCTCGTTCGAGGTGCGCGGCGGCCTGCTCGTGCGCCAGATCCACCACTGGGCGGCGCTGCTGTTCGTGGCCGCGATCGGCCTGCACATGCTCCGCATCTTCTTCACGGGCGCGTTCCGCAAGCCGCGCGAGCTCAACTGGGTGATCGGCTTCACGCTGTTCATCCTGGCCATGGCCGAGGGCTTCACCGGCTACTCGCTCCCGGACGACCTGCTCTCGGGCAACGGCCTCCGCATCATCGACGGCCTGATCAAGGGCCTCCCCGTCGTCGGCACCTGGATCTCGTTCCTGCTCTTCGGCGGCGAGTTCCCCGGCACCGCGATCGTCGGGCGCCTCTACACGCTGCACATCCTGCTGCTGCCCGCGCTGGTGGTCGCGTTCATCGCGCTGCACCTCGTGTTCGTGGTCGTCCACAAGCACACGCAGTACGCGGCTCCGGGACGCACCCAGGGCAACGTGGTCGGCTACCCGGTCCTCCCGGTGTACGCGGCGAAGGCCGGCGGCTTCTTCTTCATCGTGTTCGGTGTCATCGCGCTCATGGCGTCGTTCTTCACCATCAACCCGATCTGGAACTACGGCCCGTACGACCCCTCCCCTGTGTCCGCCGGCACCCAGCCGGACTGGTACATCGGCTTCGCGGACGGCGCGCTGCGTCTCGTCCCGCCGGGCTGGGAGTTCGTCTGGCTGAACCGCACCTGGTCGTTCAACATCATCGTCCCGGTCGCCATCCTCGGTCTCTTCATCGTGACCGTGATGATCTACCCCTTCATCGAGGCGTGGGTCACCGGCGACAAACGCGAGCACCACATCCTCGACCGTCCGCGCAACGCGTCCACCCGCACGGCCATCGGCGCCGCGGGCGTGACCTTCTACGCGGTGTTCTGGGCTGCTGCCTCGTCGGACATCATCGCGACGCACTTCAAGCTCACGATGGAGGGCGTCATCCACACCCTCCAGGCGCTGCTCTTCGTCGGCCCCGTCGTGGCGTACTTCCTCACCAAGCGCATCTGCATCGCGCTGCAGAAGAAGGACCGCTCGATCGCGCTGCACGGCTACGAGACCGGCCGCATCGTCAAGCTCCCCGGTGGCGAGTTCATCGAGGTGCACGAGCAGCTGAGCGACTACGAGCGCTGGCGCCTGATCAGCTACGAGGCCTACGAGCCGCTGATGATCCGCCCGAACAAGCGCGGCAAGATCACGGCCGGCACGCGCATGCGCGCGAGCCTCTCCCGCTGGTTCTTCGAGGACCGGCTGGTCCCGCCGACCCGCACGGAGCTCGAGTCGGGCCACGGCCACCACTGA
- the qcrC gene encoding cytochrome bc1 complex diheme cytochrome c subunit codes for MRPRVPGTQKSRAAAPSRNAKAARKTGRRHPLATVALLAIGLGLTGGAYAAFTTTTASADTPQVQTASKSSVSQGEKLFQANCATCHGMDAQGTVNAPSLIGVGAAAVDFQVGTGRMPMQMQGPQAQEKPVQFSDEEVAALADYVASLAPGPSIPEQKYLDGKGDAANGAQLFRINCAMCHNVAGAGGALTEGKYAPPLTGVSAKHIYEAMITGPQNMPVFNDLNITPQGKADIITYLKYIQNNPSPGGIELGSLGPVAEGLFLWIFGLGAIVALTVWITAKSN; via the coding sequence ATGCGTCCCCGCGTCCCCGGCACCCAGAAGTCCCGCGCAGCAGCGCCCTCGCGTAACGCGAAGGCCGCGCGCAAGACCGGTCGCCGCCACCCGCTCGCCACCGTCGCCCTGCTCGCCATCGGCCTCGGCCTGACCGGCGGAGCCTACGCCGCGTTCACCACCACCACGGCCTCCGCCGACACCCCGCAGGTCCAGACGGCCTCGAAGTCGTCGGTCTCGCAGGGCGAGAAGCTCTTCCAGGCCAACTGCGCCACCTGCCACGGCATGGACGCCCAGGGCACGGTCAACGCGCCGTCCCTGATCGGCGTCGGCGCCGCCGCCGTCGACTTCCAGGTCGGCACCGGCCGCATGCCCATGCAGATGCAGGGCCCGCAGGCCCAGGAGAAGCCGGTCCAGTTCTCGGACGAGGAGGTCGCGGCCCTGGCCGACTACGTCGCCTCCCTCGCTCCCGGGCCGTCCATCCCCGAGCAGAAGTACCTCGATGGCAAGGGCGACGCCGCCAACGGCGCCCAGCTCTTCCGGATCAACTGCGCGATGTGCCACAACGTCGCCGGCGCCGGTGGAGCCCTCACCGAGGGCAAGTACGCCCCGCCGCTCACCGGCGTGAGCGCCAAGCACATCTACGAGGCCATGATCACGGGCCCGCAGAACATGCCGGTCTTCAACGACCTGAACATCACGCCTCAGGGCAAGGCCGACATCATCACGTACCTCAAGTACATCCAGAACAACCCGTCCCCGGGCGGCATCGAGCTCGGCTCGCTCGGCCCGGTGGCCGAGGGACTCTTCCTCTGGATCTTCGGTCTGGGCGCCATCGTCGCGCTGACCGTGTGGATCACGGCGAAGTCCAACTGA
- the trpD gene encoding anthranilate phosphoribosyltransferase has translation MTEMQSWSSVLTSLLAREDLSVADAAWAMDQVMSGEATEAQLAAFLIALRAKGETVDEIVGFRDAILDHAVPLPVDPMALDIVGTGGDRFGTVNVSTTASIVAAAAGVPVIKHGNRAASSSSGSSDVLAALGIDLTLPPERVAEVLRSTGITFAFASAFHPGFANAGPVRSQLGVPTVFNFLGPLCNPARPEASAVGVATLDRIPLIVGVFQTRGATALVFRGDDGLDELSTTGHSHVWEVSRGLVTEHDIDPRDLGIPRARIDDLLGKDAAYNAAVVRAVLAGQEGPVRDIVLLNAAAGLVSYELASDPSRVQVSILDRFRSHMAVAAQAIDSGAAAAKLEEWVEATH, from the coding sequence ATGACGGAAATGCAGTCCTGGTCGTCCGTGCTCACCTCCCTCCTCGCCCGCGAGGACCTGAGTGTGGCGGACGCGGCGTGGGCCATGGACCAGGTCATGTCGGGCGAGGCCACGGAGGCCCAGCTCGCGGCATTCCTCATCGCACTTCGCGCCAAAGGCGAGACCGTGGACGAGATCGTCGGCTTCCGCGACGCCATCCTCGACCACGCCGTCCCGCTGCCGGTGGACCCGATGGCGCTGGACATCGTCGGCACCGGCGGCGACCGGTTCGGCACCGTGAATGTCTCGACCACGGCCTCCATCGTCGCCGCGGCCGCCGGCGTGCCCGTCATCAAGCACGGCAACCGGGCGGCCAGTTCGTCGTCCGGATCCTCCGACGTGCTCGCCGCGCTCGGCATCGACCTGACCCTGCCGCCGGAGCGCGTCGCCGAGGTGCTGCGCAGCACCGGGATCACCTTCGCGTTCGCCAGCGCGTTCCACCCGGGCTTCGCCAACGCCGGTCCCGTCCGGTCGCAGCTCGGCGTGCCGACCGTCTTCAACTTCCTCGGGCCGCTGTGCAACCCGGCGCGCCCGGAGGCGTCGGCGGTGGGCGTCGCGACGCTCGACCGCATCCCGCTGATCGTCGGCGTGTTCCAGACCCGCGGCGCCACCGCGCTGGTCTTCCGCGGCGACGACGGCCTGGACGAGCTGTCGACCACCGGTCACAGCCACGTCTGGGAGGTCTCCAGGGGCCTCGTCACCGAGCACGACATCGACCCGCGCGATCTGGGCATCCCGCGGGCGAGGATCGATGACCTGCTCGGGAAGGACGCCGCGTACAACGCGGCTGTCGTGCGTGCCGTGCTCGCGGGCCAGGAGGGCCCCGTGCGCGACATCGTGTTGCTCAACGCGGCGGCCGGGCTCGTGTCCTACGAGCTCGCGTCCGACCCGTCGAGGGTCCAGGTGTCCATCCTGGATCGGTTCCGTTCGCACATGGCGGTCGCCGCCCAGGCGATCGACTCCGGGGCCGCGGCCGCGAAGCTCGAGGAATGGGTCGAAGCGACGCACTGA
- the dhaK gene encoding dihydroxyacetone kinase subunit DhaK — protein sequence MKKLINDVPDVVTESLAGFGRAHADIVTVSQDPRFVSRADGPVRGKVGLVSGGGSGHEPLHAGFVGKGMLDAAVPGEVFTSPTPMPIVEATKAADGGAGVLHIVKNYTGDVLNFETAADLVGAEGITVRAVVTNDDVAVQDSLYTAGRRGVAGTVLVEKIAGAAADRGDDLDAVTAVAEKVNANVRSIGLALTDGTVPHAGEPGFVLPEDEIEFGVGIHGEPGRERIKLEPADRLVDRMMDAILTDLPFSSGDTVLLFVNGMGGTPLSELYILFRRAAEILDEKGIVLGRSLVGNYVTSLEMQGASISVLKLDDELTALWDAPVHTAALRWGV from the coding sequence ATGAAGAAGCTCATCAACGACGTACCCGACGTCGTGACCGAGTCCCTCGCGGGGTTCGGACGGGCTCACGCGGACATCGTGACGGTGTCGCAGGACCCCCGCTTCGTCTCCCGGGCCGACGGCCCGGTGCGCGGCAAAGTCGGCCTGGTCAGCGGAGGAGGCAGCGGCCATGAGCCGCTGCACGCCGGTTTCGTGGGGAAGGGCATGCTCGACGCCGCGGTCCCCGGTGAGGTCTTCACCTCGCCGACGCCGATGCCGATCGTGGAGGCCACCAAAGCCGCCGACGGCGGGGCGGGCGTGCTCCACATCGTCAAGAACTACACGGGGGACGTGCTGAACTTCGAGACGGCCGCCGACCTGGTGGGCGCCGAGGGCATCACGGTGCGCGCCGTCGTCACCAACGACGACGTCGCCGTCCAGGACTCCCTCTACACCGCGGGCCGCCGCGGCGTCGCCGGCACCGTGCTGGTGGAGAAGATCGCCGGAGCCGCGGCCGACCGCGGCGACGACCTCGACGCCGTCACCGCGGTGGCCGAGAAGGTCAACGCCAACGTGCGTTCGATCGGCCTCGCCCTCACCGACGGCACCGTCCCGCACGCGGGCGAGCCCGGCTTCGTCCTCCCGGAGGACGAGATCGAGTTCGGCGTCGGCATCCACGGCGAGCCGGGCCGCGAGCGGATCAAGCTCGAGCCCGCCGACCGCCTTGTCGACCGGATGATGGACGCGATCCTCACGGATCTGCCGTTCTCCTCGGGCGACACCGTGCTGCTGTTCGTCAACGGGATGGGCGGAACGCCGCTCTCCGAGCTCTACATCCTGTTCCGGCGCGCGGCGGAGATCCTGGACGAGAAGGGGATCGTCCTCGGCCGGTCGCTGGTCGGGAACTACGTCACGTCGCTGGAGATGCAGGGCGCCTCCATCTCCGTGCTGAAGCTGGACGACGAGCTCACCGCCCTCTGGGACGCGCCGGTGCACACGGCCGCGCTCCGCTGGGGCGTCTGA
- the dhaM gene encoding dihydroxyacetone kinase phosphoryl donor subunit DhaM has protein sequence MSGRVGLVFVSHSSQLAAGAVALAGQMAPSVTLLAAGGTDDDGIGTSFGKVMTAVGEADQGSGVVVVSDLGSALMTAETVLDMLPEDERARVRVVDGPFVEGGVAAAVAAETGADLAGVAAAVEGARSAWGDAEASAPAPAAVPSGSEGARSADGYTREVLVRNPQGLHARPAAEFVKLANTFPAKVTVNGKDAKSLLGVMSLGLTAGATASIASPDSEGEAAVDALVELVESGFGEV, from the coding sequence ATGAGCGGGCGCGTCGGGCTCGTCTTCGTCTCGCACAGCTCGCAGCTCGCCGCCGGCGCCGTCGCCCTCGCCGGGCAGATGGCGCCGTCGGTGACGCTGCTGGCCGCGGGCGGCACGGACGACGACGGGATCGGCACCAGCTTCGGCAAGGTGATGACCGCGGTGGGGGAGGCCGACCAGGGCTCCGGCGTGGTGGTCGTCAGCGACCTGGGGTCTGCGCTGATGACCGCGGAGACCGTGCTCGACATGCTCCCGGAGGACGAGCGCGCCCGCGTGCGCGTCGTCGACGGGCCCTTCGTGGAAGGCGGCGTCGCCGCGGCCGTGGCCGCGGAGACCGGCGCCGACCTCGCGGGTGTCGCGGCCGCGGTGGAGGGCGCGCGCTCGGCGTGGGGGGACGCGGAGGCTTCCGCGCCCGCGCCCGCCGCCGTCCCATCCGGGTCGGAAGGCGCCCGCAGCGCCGACGGCTACACGCGCGAGGTGCTCGTGCGCAACCCGCAGGGCCTGCACGCCCGTCCCGCAGCCGAGTTCGTCAAGCTCGCCAACACCTTCCCGGCGAAGGTGACCGTGAACGGCAAGGACGCCAAGAGCCTCCTCGGCGTGATGTCGCTCGGCCTCACCGCGGGCGCGACGGCCTCGATCGCGTCGCCGGACAGCGAGGGGGAGGCCGCCGTGGACGCCCTGGTCGAGCTGGTCGAGAGCGGCTTCGGGGAGGTCTGA
- a CDS encoding GNAT family N-acetyltransferase: MTDWVVRPSVEDDWAAYRAIRLEMLEDTPIAFLETLAGARAHPDEHWRRRAANTSSSGRLFAAVAPDGRWLGTMGGFHATGSPDPHLVGVYVTPSLRGREHGVADALLDSVIAWARLRSGRLLLEVHEHNAAAIRYYERRGFAFTGNTQPYPLDRTARELEMAADL, encoded by the coding sequence GTGACGGACTGGGTCGTCCGCCCGAGCGTCGAGGACGACTGGGCCGCGTACCGCGCGATCCGGCTGGAGATGCTCGAGGACACACCCATCGCGTTCCTCGAGACGCTGGCCGGCGCGCGGGCGCACCCCGACGAGCACTGGCGGCGGCGGGCGGCGAACACGTCCTCCAGCGGCAGGCTGTTCGCCGCGGTCGCGCCGGACGGTCGGTGGCTCGGGACGATGGGCGGCTTCCACGCCACCGGCTCCCCCGACCCGCACCTGGTCGGCGTTTACGTCACGCCGTCCCTGCGCGGCCGCGAGCACGGCGTCGCGGACGCGCTGCTGGACTCCGTAATCGCCTGGGCGCGGCTCCGCTCCGGGAGGCTGCTGCTGGAGGTCCACGAGCACAATGCGGCGGCGATCCGGTACTACGAGCGCCGCGGCTTCGCCTTCACCGGCAACACGCAGCCTTACCCGCTCGACCGCACCGCCCGGGAGCTGGAGATGGCGGCCGACCTGTAG
- the qcrA gene encoding cytochrome bc1 complex Rieske iron-sulfur subunit, producing MAQDENGGHELTPASSSAVDVHRTGDPGTAVVIRDAVENPGFPPHRPRVTDLDPRKERRAERTVYTLFYLSIAGSVWAVAAYMAFPINDSDPGSVRLNNLFIGIGITLALLAIGIGAVHWGKALMHEKEGVDLRHPVRGSEQTTERAAEIFRQADEESGFNRRVLIRNSLIGALIAFPLPGVILFRGLAPQGVDPAELLSQTMWAKGIRLTRDPSGTPIKASDVTLGSAFHVIPEGLNDAPDMLEQKAKAAVLLMRLKPEDLHVSKGRENWNYDGIVAYSKICTHVGCPVALYEQQTHHLLCPCHQSQFDITHEAQVIFGPAKRPLPQLPITVDADGYLVARSDFHEPVGPSFWERH from the coding sequence ATGGCACAGGACGAGAACGGCGGTCACGAGCTGACGCCAGCCAGTTCGTCGGCCGTCGACGTGCACCGGACCGGCGACCCCGGAACGGCGGTGGTCATCCGCGACGCCGTGGAGAACCCCGGCTTCCCGCCGCACCGGCCCCGGGTGACGGACCTCGACCCCCGCAAGGAGCGGCGTGCCGAGCGCACCGTCTACACGCTCTTCTACCTGTCGATCGCGGGTTCGGTCTGGGCGGTCGCCGCCTACATGGCGTTCCCGATCAATGACAGCGACCCGGGCTCGGTCCGGCTGAACAACCTGTTCATCGGCATCGGCATCACGCTGGCGCTGCTCGCGATCGGCATCGGCGCGGTGCACTGGGGCAAGGCCCTGATGCACGAGAAGGAGGGCGTCGACCTCCGCCACCCGGTGCGCGGCTCCGAGCAGACCACCGAGCGGGCGGCGGAGATCTTCCGCCAGGCCGACGAGGAGTCCGGCTTCAACCGCCGGGTCCTGATCCGCAACAGCCTCATCGGCGCGCTGATCGCCTTCCCGCTCCCCGGCGTCATCCTGTTCCGCGGTCTCGCGCCGCAGGGCGTGGACCCGGCCGAGCTGCTGTCGCAGACCATGTGGGCCAAGGGCATCCGCCTCACCCGCGACCCGTCCGGCACGCCGATCAAGGCGTCGGACGTCACGCTCGGCAGCGCCTTCCACGTCATCCCCGAGGGCCTCAACGACGCCCCCGACATGCTGGAGCAGAAGGCCAAGGCGGCCGTCCTGCTCATGCGCCTCAAGCCCGAGGACCTGCACGTGTCCAAGGGCCGCGAGAACTGGAACTACGACGGCATCGTCGCCTACTCCAAGATCTGCACGCACGTCGGGTGCCCCGTGGCGCTCTACGAGCAGCAGACCCACCACCTGCTGTGCCCGTGCCACCAGTCGCAGTTCGACATCACGCACGAGGCGCAGGTCATCTTCGGACCGGCGAAGCGGCCACTGCCGCAGCTGCCGATCACCGTTGACGCCGACGGTTACCTGGTCGCCCGCAGCGACTTCCACGAGCCCGTCGGCCCGAGTTTCTGGGAGCGTCATTGA
- a CDS encoding leucyl aminopeptidase, whose amino-acid sequence MESAVRRLIPSSFTPVPSYRPEHAVGFEAVTSFAPGLDAIGIAVGTDGPVDPDLGLDRGALERAGFEGKAGQTLLVPTEAASLLYAVGSGDSGELTADVLRDIAATFARAAASSAAIGLRLPTTGAVPPERVGQVVAEGALLGRYRYSELKSAPAVTELTRVEVLVDEAPSSAVADGLPAGAITARGAAIARDLANTPPGHLTATDFGELALELAADFGLDVEVFDRQQLVELGCGGLLGVNAGSAEEPRMIRLRYAPSGESTGHLALVGKGIMYDSGGISLKPSDPMHLLMKMDMGGAAAIFGALSSLQDLGCTTTVTAFLMCTDNMPSGSAYKLGDVLTARGGTTVEVKNTDAEGRLVLMDGLVLATEEQPDAVVDIATLTGGALMALGPARAALFATDQGLADAIVAASRSTDEKVWQLPLETAYRKLLDSDIADIANVGGPYAGATTAALFLREFVGETPWAHLDIAGTMHADSDDAWRAKGATGYGARLLAELALRFRR is encoded by the coding sequence ATGGAATCGGCGGTGCGCAGGCTCATCCCGTCGTCGTTCACCCCCGTCCCGTCGTACCGCCCGGAGCACGCCGTCGGCTTCGAGGCGGTGACCTCCTTCGCACCAGGGCTCGACGCGATCGGGATCGCTGTCGGCACCGACGGCCCCGTGGACCCCGACCTCGGCCTCGACCGGGGCGCGCTCGAGCGCGCCGGGTTCGAGGGCAAGGCCGGACAGACTCTGCTGGTGCCGACCGAGGCCGCGTCGCTGCTCTACGCGGTGGGCTCGGGCGACTCCGGGGAGCTCACGGCCGACGTCCTCCGCGACATCGCCGCCACGTTCGCCCGCGCGGCCGCGTCGTCGGCCGCGATCGGGCTCCGCCTCCCGACGACGGGAGCCGTGCCGCCGGAACGGGTCGGCCAGGTCGTCGCCGAGGGCGCGCTGCTGGGCCGTTACCGCTACTCCGAGCTGAAGTCGGCGCCCGCCGTCACCGAGCTCACCCGGGTCGAGGTGCTCGTCGACGAGGCGCCGTCCTCCGCCGTGGCCGACGGGCTCCCGGCCGGTGCGATCACCGCCCGCGGCGCCGCGATCGCCCGCGACCTTGCCAACACGCCGCCCGGTCACCTGACCGCGACCGACTTCGGCGAGCTCGCCCTGGAGCTCGCCGCCGATTTCGGCCTCGATGTCGAGGTCTTCGACCGGCAGCAGCTGGTCGAGCTCGGCTGCGGCGGCCTGCTCGGGGTCAACGCCGGCAGCGCCGAGGAGCCGCGGATGATCCGGCTCCGCTACGCCCCGTCCGGCGAGTCGACCGGGCACCTGGCCCTCGTCGGCAAGGGCATCATGTACGACTCGGGCGGCATCAGCCTCAAGCCGTCCGACCCGATGCACCTGCTGATGAAGATGGACATGGGCGGGGCGGCCGCGATCTTCGGCGCGCTCTCCAGCCTCCAGGACCTCGGCTGCACGACGACGGTCACGGCGTTCCTGATGTGCACGGACAACATGCCGTCCGGTTCGGCGTACAAGCTGGGCGACGTGCTCACCGCGCGCGGAGGCACGACGGTGGAGGTCAAGAACACCGACGCCGAGGGGCGCCTCGTGCTGATGGACGGCCTCGTCCTCGCAACGGAGGAGCAGCCGGACGCGGTGGTGGACATCGCGACGCTCACCGGCGGGGCGCTGATGGCGCTCGGACCGGCCAGGGCTGCGCTGTTCGCCACCGACCAGGGGCTGGCCGACGCGATCGTGGCGGCCTCCCGCAGCACCGACGAGAAGGTCTGGCAGCTCCCGCTGGAGACTGCCTACCGCAAGCTGCTGGACTCCGACATCGCCGACATCGCCAACGTCGGAGGTCCGTACGCGGGAGCGACGACGGCCGCACTGTTCCTGCGCGAGTTCGTCGGCGAGACCCCGTGGGCGCACCTCGACATCGCGGGCACGATGCACGCCGACAGCGACGACGCCTGGCGCGCCAAGGGCGCGACCGGCTACGGCGCCCGCCTCCTCGCCGAGCTCGCCCTCCGCTTCCGCCGCTAA
- the ctaE gene encoding aa3-type cytochrome oxidase subunit III — protein sequence MGIVTSTSISPATSAPAINRPNVVAVGTIVWLGSEVMFFAGLFAIYFTLKSTSPGLWAAETAHLNVPYALTNTIILVLSSVTCQMGVFAAERLQPRHSAGVLKFWKWGMVEWFALSYLMGAVFVSGQVLEYATLVSEGISLHANAYGSAFYLTTGFHALHVTGGLIAFLLVIGRAFAVKTFGHKEATSAIVVSYYWHFVDVVWIGLFAVIYIIR from the coding sequence ATGGGAATTGTGACGAGCACCTCCATTTCCCCTGCAACGAGTGCGCCGGCGATCAACCGGCCCAATGTCGTGGCCGTCGGCACGATCGTCTGGCTCGGCTCCGAGGTGATGTTCTTCGCGGGTCTGTTCGCGATCTACTTCACGCTCAAGTCGACGTCGCCCGGTCTGTGGGCCGCCGAGACGGCGCACCTCAACGTCCCGTACGCGCTCACGAACACGATCATCCTCGTGCTGAGCTCGGTCACCTGCCAGATGGGCGTGTTCGCCGCGGAGCGGCTGCAGCCGCGCCACTCGGCCGGCGTGCTGAAGTTCTGGAAGTGGGGCATGGTCGAGTGGTTCGCCCTCTCCTACCTCATGGGCGCGGTCTTCGTGTCCGGCCAGGTGCTCGAGTACGCGACGCTCGTCTCCGAGGGGATCTCGCTGCACGCCAACGCCTACGGCTCCGCCTTCTATCTGACGACCGGCTTCCACGCCCTCCATGTCACCGGCGGCCTCATCGCCTTCCTGCTCGTCATCGGCCGCGCCTTCGCGGTCAAGACCTTCGGCCACAAAGAGGCCACGAGCGCCATCGTCGTGTCGTACTACTGGCACTTCGTCGACGTCGTGTGGATCGGACTGTTCGCGGTCATCTACATCATCCGATAG